A stretch of Crossiella cryophila DNA encodes these proteins:
- the rbsK gene encoding ribokinase — protein sequence MITSLTALTDIVVVGSANADLVTTVARRPAAGETVLGSDLRVSPGGKGANQAVAAARLGAGVAFLGAVGDDEHGQLLLESMRSAGVRTEHVRTPDRPTGIAHITVTPDGENSIVVSPGANGTLTTADIDRAASVIAISTVVLVSLEVPMPAALRAIELARAAGVRTVLNLSPPGPLTADALAALDPLIVNEHEAGWLLGAETTSADGPALAEALLALGPRSVVVTLGGRGAVVATPDCVSTVAAPRVSPVDTTGAGDAFTGALAARLSAGDELLAAARFAVHAAAISVTRPGAQPSYPTRGEVRA from the coding sequence GTGATCACATCGCTGACCGCGCTCACGGACATCGTGGTGGTCGGGTCCGCCAACGCGGACCTGGTGACCACGGTGGCTCGCCGTCCTGCCGCCGGTGAAACCGTGCTGGGTTCTGACCTGCGGGTCTCGCCCGGTGGCAAGGGCGCGAACCAGGCGGTCGCGGCCGCCAGGCTCGGCGCCGGGGTGGCCTTCCTCGGCGCGGTCGGCGATGACGAGCACGGCCAGCTGCTGCTGGAGTCGATGCGGTCGGCGGGGGTGCGCACCGAACACGTGCGCACGCCCGACCGGCCCACCGGCATCGCACACATCACGGTCACCCCGGACGGGGAGAACTCGATCGTGGTCTCACCCGGCGCCAACGGCACGCTCACCACCGCGGACATCGACCGGGCCGCCTCGGTGATCGCCATCTCCACCGTGGTGCTGGTGTCCCTGGAGGTGCCCATGCCCGCCGCGTTGCGCGCCATCGAACTGGCCCGCGCCGCCGGCGTGCGCACGGTGCTCAACCTGTCCCCGCCCGGCCCGCTCACCGCGGACGCGCTGGCCGCGCTGGACCCCTTGATCGTCAACGAGCACGAGGCAGGCTGGCTGCTCGGCGCGGAGACCACCAGCGCGGACGGTCCGGCGCTGGCCGAGGCGCTGCTCGCGCTCGGACCGCGTTCGGTGGTGGTGACCCTCGGCGGCCGCGGCGCGGTGGTGGCCACCCCGGACTGCGTGTCCACGGTGGCCGCGCCCAGGGTCAGCCCGGTGGACACCACCGGGGCAGGCGATGCCTTCACCGGCGCGCTGGCCGCCCGGCTCTCCGCCGGGGACGAGCTGCTGGCCGCGGCGAGGTTCGCGGTGCACGCGGCGGCGATCTCGGTGACCCGCCCCGGCGCGCAGCCCTCCTACCCGACCCGCGGCGAGGTGCGCGCGTGA
- the rbsD gene encoding D-ribose pyranase has protein sequence MKRGGILHAELSAALARLGHTDELVIADCGLPIPDGPKLIDLAFSFGVPTFLDVLDGLLRELVVESALVASEMSAANPRCAVAMAERLPELERVDHEEFKRRVSGAKLVVRTGEASPYANILLRCGVPF, from the coding sequence GTGAAACGCGGCGGCATCCTGCACGCCGAACTGAGTGCCGCACTGGCCCGGCTCGGTCACACCGACGAACTGGTGATCGCCGACTGCGGTCTGCCCATCCCGGACGGCCCCAAGCTGATCGACCTGGCCTTCTCCTTCGGCGTGCCGACCTTCCTGGACGTGCTGGACGGGTTGCTGCGCGAGCTGGTCGTGGAGAGCGCGCTGGTGGCCAGTGAGATGAGCGCGGCCAACCCGCGCTGCGCGGTGGCCATGGCCGAGCGGCTGCCCGAGCTGGAACGGGTGGACCACGAGGAGTTCAAGCGCCGGGTCTCCGGTGCGAAGCTGGTCGTACGGACCGGCGAGGCCAGCCCGTACGCCAACATCCTGCTCCGCTGCGGCGTGCCGTTCTAA